In Vicia villosa cultivar HV-30 ecotype Madison, WI unplaced genomic scaffold, Vvil1.0 ctg.000041F_1_1_1, whole genome shotgun sequence, the following are encoded in one genomic region:
- the LOC131622717 gene encoding pentatricopeptide repeat-containing protein At3g18970-like — protein MPITLPRLKCISLLNSLPKQTSIKNNNNNIKQIHAQLITSNLNSPKLLSQLINLYSSTSTNPNFLNSIFYYLHTPHLFLFNTLIKCTPLNHSIHFFKTNFSKQLFHFDHRTFNFIFGACARSPSYTTLILGTELHSLIIKQGFETSNVLVPTTLIHFYANNRDVKSARKVFDEMSERTVVTWNAMIAGYCSVKDGNQKNAVDGLCLFKEMLSDVRPNDTTVVCLLSAASQLGMMEIGVCLHGFAVKMLCKVEDDVFIGTGLVDMYSKCGCLESALYVFWQMKLRNVLTWTAMTTGLAIHGRGEEALGILYKMGDDGVKPNETTFASLLSACCHAGLVEEGLRLFRDMERKFGVVPQIQHYGCVVDLLGRNGNLNEAYDFIVAMPISPDTVIWRSLLSACKIHGDVVMGEKVGRFLLKFKEKSYEEFAHKSEDYVALSNVYASAERWNDVEVVRKKMKTKGVFNKSGLSSVQTLSNDSL, from the coding sequence ATGCCAATAACCCTTCCAAGACTCAAATGTATTTCACTCTTAAATTCTTTACCCAAACAAACCTcaataaaaaacaacaacaacaacattaaacaaaTCCACGCCCAACTAATCACCAGCAACCTCAATTCCCCCAAACTCTTGTCCCAATTAATCAACCTTTACTCTTCCACTTCTACAAACCCTAACTTCCTCaattccatcttttactacttacATACCCCACATTTGTTCCTCTTCAACACTCTCATTAAATGCACCCCCCTTAACCACTctattcactttttcaaaaccaACTTCTCTAAACAACTGTTTCATTTCGATCACCGCACTTTCAATTTCATATTTGGAGCTTGTGCTCGTTCCCCTTCATATACAACGTTAATATTAGGAACAGAACTACACTCCTTAATTATAAAACAAGGTTTTGAAACTTCCAATGTTTTAGTTCCAACtactttaattcatttttatgcTAACAATAGAGATGTTAAGTCAGCAcgtaaggtgtttgatgaaatgtctgaGAGAACTGTCGTCACGTGGAATGCTATGATTGCTGGTTATTGTTCGGTAAAAGATGGAAATCAGAAAAATGCTGTGGATGGGCTGTGTTTGTTTAAGGAAATGTTGAGTGATGTTAGACCGAATGATACTACCGTGGTTTGTTTGCTTTCTGCGGCTTCTCAGTTAGGTATGATGGAAATTGGTGTTTGCTTACACGGGTTTGCGGTGAAAATGTTgtgtaaggttgaagatgatgtgttTATAGGGACGGGACTTGTTGATATGTATTCAAAATGCGGGTGTCTTGAGAGTGCTTTGTATGTTTTCTGGCAGATGAAATTGAGGAACGTTTTGACTTGGACTGCGATGACTACCGGGCTAGCTATTCATGGGAGAGGGGAAGAGGCGTTGGGGATTTTGTATAAGATGGGAGATGATGGCGTGAAGCCGAATGAAACGACTTTTGCGAGTTTGTTGTCGGCTTGTTGTCACGCAGGGCTCGTTGAAGAAGGGCTTCGGTTGTTTCGTGATATGGAACGGAAATTTGGTGTGGTGCCTCAGATACAACATTATGGCTGTGTTGTTGATCTTCTTGGAAGGAATGGAAACTTGAACGAGGCTTATGATTTTATTGTGGCAATGCCGATTAGTCCGGACACTGTGATTTGGAGGAGCTTGCTCAGTGCTTGTAAGATTCATGGGGATGTTGTAATGGGAGAGAAGGTGGGGAGGTTTCTTCTAAAGTTTAAAGAGAAGAGTTATGAGGAGTTTGCTCATAAGAGTGAAGATTATGTTGCTTTGTCAAATGTCTATGCTTCAGCAGAAAGATGGAATGATGTTGAAGTTGTAAGGAAGAAAATGAAGACTAAGGGTGTCTTTAATAAATCCGGTCTTAGCTCAGTTCAAACTTTGAGCAATGATTCATTGTAA